One segment of Clostridium botulinum DNA contains the following:
- a CDS encoding xanthine phosphoribosyltransferase: protein MENLHNRILEEGQALSSDVLKVDSFLNHQVDADLMYEMGTYFKNYFKDHNITKIFTIESSGIAPTVMTAMQMNLPMVILKKQGSKILKGDVYQTTVHSFTKGTDYELTLQKKYINEDDNILIIDDFLANGEAALGAARLVEGAGAKVAGIGIVIEKSFQPGPKLLEEKGYDVYSLARIEKLEKGIIKIKK from the coding sequence ATGGAAAATTTACATAATCGTATATTAGAAGAAGGACAGGCACTTTCAAGTGATGTGTTAAAAGTAGATTCATTTTTAAATCATCAAGTAGACGCTGATTTAATGTATGAAATGGGTACATATTTTAAAAACTATTTTAAAGATCATAATATAACTAAGATTTTTACAATTGAAAGTTCAGGAATTGCACCAACTGTTATGACAGCTATGCAAATGAATTTACCAATGGTAATATTAAAAAAACAAGGATCTAAAATATTAAAAGGTGATGTTTATCAAACAACAGTACATTCATTTACTAAAGGTACAGATTATGAACTTACACTTCAAAAGAAGTATATAAATGAAGATGATAATATATTAATTATAGATGATTTTTTAGCTAATGGAGAAGCAGCTCTTGGAGCAGCAAGATTAGTAGAAGGAGCAGGAGCTAAAGTTGCTGGAATTGGAATTGTAATAGAAAAATCATTCCAACCAGGTCCAAAACTTTTAGAAGAAAAAGGATATGATGTATATTCTTTAGCTAGAATAGAAAAGCTTGAAAAAGGAATCATAAAAATTAAAAAGTAA
- a CDS encoding uracil-xanthine permease family protein produces MQLELEQKKRLKMREEDLLENQDDLQLLYGIDDKPSITTQILLAFQNIFAAFGGIIVVPLVISSALGFDTATSTALMSATILAAGIATVIQSRGVGPVGSKVACIMGTDFTFVSPSIAVGSVFGIPGIIGATILGSFVEIILSFIIRPLMKLFPPLVTGTVVCLIGLTLLPVSMDWAAGGVGSASYGSIMNISIAMLVMIVTLLLNRYGKGLVSSASILIGMVMGYIICIPLGMIDFTTVREATFLSFPKIFSYGVTFDWKVVIPFIPAYFVTTIETVGCLKAIGEVSKVDMDDKRVGAGVLADGIGSMIAGAVGTFPNTSFSQNVGLIPLTKVASKYVAMMAGIILIILGFFPKFAALINIIPSPVLGGVGIVMFGTVAASGIKTLSRVKLNNRNLLIIATSIGLGVGITFRPDFISQLPEGLKMIFSSGISTGTIVALVLNLILKDEKSEVK; encoded by the coding sequence ATGCAATTAGAATTAGAGCAAAAGAAAAGGCTTAAAATGCGCGAAGAGGATTTATTAGAAAATCAAGATGATTTACAATTACTTTACGGTATTGATGATAAACCTAGCATAACTACTCAAATATTATTAGCATTTCAAAATATATTTGCAGCATTTGGAGGAATTATAGTTGTTCCTTTAGTTATTTCAAGTGCATTAGGATTTGATACTGCAACATCAACTGCTCTTATGAGTGCAACTATTTTAGCAGCTGGAATAGCTACAGTTATTCAATCTAGAGGTGTTGGACCAGTAGGATCAAAAGTGGCATGTATAATGGGAACGGATTTTACCTTTGTTTCACCATCTATAGCAGTTGGAAGTGTTTTTGGAATTCCAGGCATTATAGGTGCAACGATATTAGGTTCATTTGTAGAAATAATTTTAAGTTTTATAATAAGACCATTAATGAAATTATTTCCACCATTAGTTACAGGTACAGTTGTATGTTTGATAGGACTTACATTACTTCCAGTATCTATGGATTGGGCAGCTGGTGGAGTAGGTTCAGCTAGCTATGGTAGTATAATGAATATTTCAATAGCTATGTTGGTAATGATAGTTACACTGCTTTTAAATAGATATGGAAAAGGATTGGTGAGTAGTGCTTCAATTTTAATTGGTATGGTAATGGGATATATAATATGTATACCACTTGGAATGATTGATTTTACCACTGTAAGAGAGGCAACATTTTTATCATTTCCTAAAATATTCTCATATGGCGTAACTTTTGATTGGAAAGTAGTAATACCGTTTATTCCTGCATATTTTGTTACGACAATAGAGACAGTTGGATGCTTAAAAGCTATAGGAGAGGTTTCTAAAGTAGATATGGACGATAAAAGAGTTGGAGCAGGGGTATTAGCTGATGGAATAGGAAGTATGATAGCAGGAGCAGTTGGAACATTTCCAAATACTTCTTTTAGTCAAAATGTAGGATTAATCCCATTAACAAAAGTAGCAAGCAAATATGTTGCGATGATGGCTGGAATTATATTAATTATACTAGGATTTTTTCCTAAGTTTGCAGCTTTAATAAATATAATACCTTCACCAGTTTTAGGTGGTGTAGGAATAGTAATGTTTGGTACTGTTGCAGCATCTGGAATTAAGACTTTGAGTAGAGTAAAGTTAAATAATAGAAATTTATTAATAATAGCAACATCAATAGGTCTTGGAGTTGGAATTACATTTAGACCAGATTTTATAAGTCAATTACCAGAAGGATTAAAAATGATATTCTCATCTGGTATTTCAACTGGAACTATTGTAGCTTTAGTTTTAAACTTAATATTAAAAGATGAAAAAAGTGAGGTAAAATAA